In Erigeron canadensis isolate Cc75 chromosome 6, C_canadensis_v1, whole genome shotgun sequence, the following are encoded in one genomic region:
- the LOC122603360 gene encoding 8-hydroxygeraniol dehydrogenase-like: MAKSPETEHPIKAYGYAARDTSGVLSPLTFSRRATGDKDVRFKVLYCGICHSDLHFAKNEWGMTTYPITPGHEIVGVVTEVGSEVEKFKIGDKVGVGCLVGSCKSCESCSSDLENYCDKQIYTYGGLPYHDGTLTYGGYSDHMVADEHFVLRWPENLPLDSGAPLLCAGITTYSPLRYYGLDKPGMKVGVVGLGGLGHVAIKMAKAFGAEVTVFSTSPAKKEEALEGLKADHFIVSKDTEQMQAAASSLDGIIDTVSANHPIAPLLSVLKPHGKLILVGVPEKPLEIAAFSLIMGRKVVAGSAIGGLKETQEMLDFAAEHGVTADIELISIDYVNTAMDRMLKSDVRYRFVIDVANSLEAP, from the exons ATGGCAAAATCTCCAGAGACAGAACACCCAATCAAGGCCTACGGTTATGCTGCTCGTGACACTTCTGGTGTCCTTTCTCCCCTCACTTTCTCCcgaag GGCGACGGGAGATAAAGACGTGAGGTTTAAAGTTTTGTATTGCGGAATCTGCCATTCTGATCTTCATTTCGCCAAGAATGAATGGGGCATGACTACATATCCTATTACTCCTGG GCATGAGATTGTGGGCGTGGTGACAGAGGTAGGAAGTGAAGTAGAGAAATTCAAAATCGGGGACAAAGTTGGAGTTGGATGTTTGGTCGGATCATGCAAATCATGCGAAAGCTGTTCAAGTGATCTTGAAAACTACTGTGATAAACAGATTTACACTTATGGTGGTTTGCCATACCATGATGGCACACTTACATATGGAGGCTACTCAGATCACATGGTTGCAGATGAACATTTCGTTCTGCGTTGGCCAGAGAATTTGCCACTTGATTCCGGTGCACCGTTGTTATGTGCTGGGATCACAACTTATAGTCCTCTTAGATACTATGGTCTAGACAAACCGGGTATGAAAGTGGGCGTGGTTGGTCTTGGTGGGCTTGGTCATGTTGCGATTAAGATGGCTAAGGCTTTTGGTGCAGAAGTTACTGTTTTTAGCACCTCCCCTGCTAAGAAAGAAGAAGCACTTGAAGGACTTAAAGCGGACCATTTCATAGTTAGCAAAGACACAGAGCAAATGCAG GCCGCAGCGAGTTCATTGGATGGAATAATTGACACGGTTTCTGCGAATCACCCTATTGCACCATTGCTTAGTGTGCTCAAACCACATGGGAAACTTATCCTTGTTGGTGTACCTGAAAAGCCACTTGAGATTGCTGCATTTTCTTTAATTATGG GGAGGAAAGTCGTTGCTGGTAGTGCAATTGGAGGGTTAAAAGAGACTCAGGAAATGCTTGATTTTGCCGCAGAGCATGGTGTAACGGCAGATATAGAGCTTATCTCAATAGATTATGTGAATACTGCTATGGATCGTATGCTGAAATCTGATGTTAGATACCGATTTGTCATTGATGTCGCCAACTCTCTCGAAGCCCCATAG